The proteins below come from a single Cricetulus griseus strain 17A/GY chromosome 6, alternate assembly CriGri-PICRH-1.0, whole genome shotgun sequence genomic window:
- the Patl2 gene encoding LOW QUALITY PROTEIN: protein PAT1 homolog 2 (The sequence of the model RefSeq protein was modified relative to this genomic sequence to represent the inferred CDS: deleted 1 base in 1 codon; substituted 2 bases at 2 genomic stop codons): MKCLEGLHFHQRPSKFSGPLAPKEGSVSAFHLEDVEEKENEEEDVCSDPVPDVEEEGNDLGDPAILSAIQNTQVPRQRGLHGSPGAKAPSAPGMSQTSFHFLWQPVFPRASSPACHFGPRQPTPDPLLFYNPLTPRLPKLSLPRHLTQLHPQHQRILLQQQRQTVRXRMFLLAXSLLARKPWSLKPDTYANLMTRKEKDWVIKVQMVQLQSENPRLDDYYYQEYYQKLEKRQADRELLGQRNRTKSLKLVTPYIQKAEVYESVVRIEGSLGQVAVSTCFSPRRAIDAVSHGTQEQDTGAASSQRLRVLSLIEKMFLQLLKIEEGQNVEFPQLYHSGEQSNQVEKLFQALKTQEQNNLEETDNLLQVLSVRKGKILVARLLPFLPHDQAVSLLLCIIYHLPLLILRDMSDQALHILFKPLGKYISHLTFHQLLHGLRGLMLLPPGSSERPVSVVLQNQFGISLLYALLSHGEQLVSLDASLRSSSDCAVWTDVVILIAWEISQLPAASLAEPLSFPRNLLPCSAITWTND; encoded by the exons ATGAAATGCCTTGAAG GCCTGCACTTTCACCAGAGGCCAAGCAAGTTCTCTGGTCCCTTGGCTCCCAAAGAAGGCTCAGTATCTGCCTTCCACCTGGAGGATGTGGAAGAAAAGGAGAACGAGGAGGAAGATGTGTGTTCAGATCCGGTCCCAgatgtggaggaggaagggaatgaTCTTGGGGATCCAGCCATACTGAGTGCCATCCAAAATACCCAAGTACCACGTCAG AGAGGTCTGCATGGTTCCCCTGGAGCTAAGGCCCCTAGTGCTCCGGGGATGTCACAaacttcctttcattttct GTGGCAA CCTGTGTTCCcaagagccagctctccagcctgccACTTTGGACCTCGACAGCCTACACCAGATCCTCTTCTGTTCTATAACCCACTGACCCCGAGGCTCCCTAAACTCAG CCTTCCCAGGCATCTGACCCAGCTCCACCCTCAGCACCAGCGGATCCTACTGCAGCAGCAGAGGCAAACAGTGAGGTAAA GGATGTTTCTGCTGGCTTGAAGTCTCCTAGCCCGGAAGCCTTGGTCTCTGAAGCCAGACACCTATGCTAACCTCATGACCCGAAAGGAGAAGGACTGGGTGATAAAAGTGCAGATGGTTCAGCTGCAAAGTGAGAACCCCCGCCTGGATGACTATTACTACCAG GAGTACTATCAGAAGCTAgagaagagacaggcagacagagagctGCTTGGACAGAGGAACAGGACTAAGTCTCTCAAGCTGGTCACACCTTACATCCAGAAGGCAGAAGTTTATGAGTCAG TGGTACGAATTGAGGGTTCCCTGGGCCAGGTAGCTGTATCAACATGTTTTAGCCCTCGCCGAGCTATTGATGCTGTATCTCATGGAACTCAAGAGCAG GATACAGGAGCTGCAAGCAGTCAGAGGCTCCGAGTATTATCCCTGATTGAGAAG ATGTTCCTTCAGTTACTAAAGATAGAGGAGGGCCAGAATGTTGAGTTTCCACAACTCTACCACTCGGGGGAACAGAGCAACCAGGTTGAGAAGCTCTTTCAGGCCTTAAAGACCCAGGAGCAAAACAACCTGGA GGAGACAGACAACCTTCTGCAGGTGCTGTCTGTGAGGAAAGGGAAAATTTTGGTGGCTCGGCTGCTCCCCTTCCTGCCCCATGATCAAGCTGTTAGCCTCCTCCTGTGTATCATCTACCATCTGCCCCTCCTGATCCTGAGGGACATGTCTGACCAG GCTCTACACATACTGTTCAAACCTCTGGGAAAATATATCAGTCATTTGACCTTCCATCAACTCCTCCATGGACTCCGAGGTCTAATGTTGCTACCACCTGGCTCCTCAGAGCGGCCAGTCTCTGTGGTTCTTCAGAATCAG TTTGGGATATCTCTGCTTTATGCCTTGCtgagtcatggagagcagctggtgTCCCTGGATGCTTCCCTTCGATCCAGCAGTGACTGTGCAGTTTG GACAGACGTGGTGATTCTGATTGCCTGGGAGATCTCTCAGTTGCCTGCAGCATCCCTGGCAGAGCCCCTATCCTTCCCTAGGAACCTGCTTCCA TGTTCTGCCATCACATGGACAAACGATTAG